In Bacillus sp. Cs-700, one genomic interval encodes:
- a CDS encoding BCCT family transporter → MKEKKNQKVNSVFWISGLVIFVLVIWGALVPQSFSSVASSVYSFTTNAFGWFYLLAVIFFVLFCFYLAISKYGKIRLGDDEEKPEYPFFTWIGMLFSAGFGVGLVFWGVAEPMTHFANPPTGFGVGGETEQAAKLAMRYSFFHWGIHQWSVFTVVGLVMAYFQYRKGRRSLISETISSGSNTNEKSSWKKVINILAVIATVMGVATSLGFGILQINGGLDYMYGLPQNGMVQIAITAILFLLYMASSTTGLNKGIKYLSNLNLALALLLMLFILFLGPTVFILESFTLALGGYIQKFIEMSFFMTPYQGGSWVKEWTVFYWAWVIAWSPFIGAFVARVSKGRTIREMIFGVLIVPPFIAMVWIAVFGGAAFHLDLFQGTAIADAVNNDVTSALFVTLEQFPLTQVLSILSLFLICVFLVTSADSATFVLGMMTSDGNLNPSLFSKLVWGTLIAAITAVLIISSGLQGLQTASLVAALPFTVILLIMCMNLFKSLRKEVRVANRKREQTLLKKAAEATKEKKEHRQKQSS, encoded by the coding sequence ATGAAAGAAAAGAAAAATCAAAAAGTAAATTCAGTATTTTGGATATCGGGCTTAGTCATATTCGTGCTCGTCATATGGGGAGCTCTTGTTCCTCAATCCTTCTCATCTGTCGCAAGTTCAGTCTATTCATTTACAACGAATGCATTTGGCTGGTTTTATTTATTGGCTGTTATTTTCTTTGTGCTGTTTTGCTTCTATCTAGCGATTAGTAAGTATGGAAAAATTCGCTTAGGTGATGATGAGGAGAAACCAGAATATCCCTTTTTCACATGGATTGGCATGTTGTTTAGTGCAGGTTTTGGGGTTGGTCTTGTCTTCTGGGGTGTCGCAGAGCCGATGACGCATTTCGCAAACCCTCCAACTGGCTTTGGGGTTGGAGGTGAGACGGAGCAAGCAGCAAAGCTTGCCATGCGGTATTCATTTTTCCATTGGGGCATTCACCAGTGGTCTGTATTTACAGTTGTCGGTCTTGTGATGGCATATTTCCAGTATCGGAAAGGTCGCAGAAGTTTGATCAGTGAAACGATTTCGAGTGGATCGAATACTAATGAAAAATCATCTTGGAAAAAAGTGATCAATATCCTTGCTGTTATTGCTACTGTAATGGGTGTTGCCACATCGCTTGGATTTGGTATTTTGCAGATTAATGGGGGCTTAGATTATATGTATGGGCTTCCTCAAAATGGTATGGTTCAAATCGCTATTACCGCCATTCTTTTTCTCTTATATATGGCTTCTTCGACAACAGGACTTAACAAAGGCATCAAGTATTTGAGTAATTTAAATCTTGCCCTTGCTCTTCTACTGATGTTGTTTATTCTTTTCCTTGGGCCAACGGTATTTATTCTTGAAAGCTTTACGCTTGCACTTGGAGGGTACATTCAGAAGTTTATTGAAATGAGCTTCTTTATGACGCCATATCAAGGAGGATCATGGGTGAAGGAATGGACCGTCTTTTATTGGGCGTGGGTCATTGCGTGGTCACCCTTTATTGGGGCTTTCGTTGCCCGCGTTTCAAAAGGACGAACTATTCGTGAAATGATTTTTGGCGTATTGATTGTTCCTCCATTCATTGCGATGGTATGGATAGCCGTATTTGGTGGAGCGGCTTTTCATCTGGACCTGTTTCAAGGTACAGCCATCGCAGACGCTGTAAATAATGATGTAACAAGTGCTTTATTTGTGACCTTAGAGCAATTTCCACTCACTCAGGTGTTATCCATCTTGTCACTGTTTCTAATCTGTGTTTTTCTTGTTACTTCCGCTGATTCAGCTACGTTTGTTCTCGGGATGATGACTTCAGATGGTAACTTAAATCCTTCTCTCTTCTCAAAGCTTGTGTGGGGCACCTTGATTGCCGCCATTACAGCAGTCTTAATTATTAGTAGCGGGCTACAGGGGCTTCAGACGGCTTCACTTGTGGCAGCTTTACCATTTACGGTGATCTTACTCATCATGTGCATGAACCTTTTTAAATCGCTACGTAAAGAAGTAAGAGTAGCAAATAGGAAGCGAGAGCAAACATTATTGAAAAAAGCAGCTGAAGCAACGAAAGAGAAGAAAGAACATCGACAAAAACAATCTTCTTAA
- a CDS encoding tyrosine-type recombinase/integrase produces MNSVGAIQSIKQIEILKKALIKRSKRDYLLFIFSINTGLRLTPLLHLTLNHVMKDESYNEFLESSITETTDIYLNSEVKRALTLYVNEHPSNDNFYLFHTKKDPTHPITRQQVHRILSQAGKDAGLEHPISFHSLRKTFGYHAFQQGVAVSLIQKIYGHATRSETLKYIGINSEQIPKLKIDVHL; encoded by the coding sequence GTGAATTCTGTTGGAGCGATTCAAAGTATAAAACAGATTGAGATATTAAAGAAAGCCTTAATAAAGCGATCGAAGCGCGATTATTTACTGTTTATTTTCAGTATTAATACGGGACTTCGTTTAACCCCACTGTTGCATCTCACTCTCAATCATGTGATGAAGGATGAATCGTACAATGAATTCTTAGAATCCTCTATTACCGAAACAACAGATATATACCTCAATTCAGAAGTGAAACGCGCTCTTACGCTTTATGTGAATGAGCATCCTTCAAATGATAACTTTTACCTTTTTCATACGAAAAAAGATCCTACTCATCCAATTACAAGACAGCAGGTTCATCGCATCTTATCTCAAGCGGGAAAAGATGCCGGACTGGAGCATCCAATTAGCTTTCATAGTTTAAGAAAAACGTTTGGTTATCATGCGTTTCAACAGGGAGTAGCCGTATCTCTCATTCAAAAAATTTATGGACATGCGACGAGAAGTGAAACATTAAAATATATCGGTATAAATTCTGAGCAAATTCCGAAACTGAAGATTGATGTACATTTATAG
- a CDS encoding ZIP family metal transporter: MGDWIVGLSPVSQAFLFTMFTWGATALGASFVFFTRTVNQKVFDGMLAFAGGVMIAASFWSLLSPGIEMAEQQGVPGYIPAVVGFLLGGFFLLLVDRILPHINEDLYFKDIKDKKAKHRTAMLVFSITMHNIPEGLAIGVAFGAVAAEFSSSTLAGAIALAIGIGIQNIPEGTAVSVPLRGDGMSKAKSFFYGQLSGAVEPISAVVGALAVIYIQPLLPYALSFAAGAMIFVVAKEIIPGSQEKGNVQIASMSLMIGFSVMMVLDVALG; encoded by the coding sequence ATGGGTGATTGGATTGTTGGATTAAGCCCTGTCTCACAGGCATTCCTTTTTACGATGTTTACATGGGGCGCCACTGCACTTGGGGCATCATTTGTATTTTTCACAAGAACTGTTAATCAAAAAGTCTTTGATGGCATGCTTGCATTTGCGGGAGGCGTTATGATCGCAGCAAGCTTTTGGTCCCTGCTTAGCCCTGGGATAGAGATGGCTGAACAACAGGGAGTACCTGGGTATATTCCGGCAGTTGTTGGTTTTCTATTAGGAGGGTTTTTCCTTCTTCTCGTTGATCGTATCTTGCCACATATTAATGAAGATTTGTATTTTAAAGACATTAAAGATAAAAAAGCAAAACACCGTACCGCAATGCTTGTTTTCTCCATTACGATGCACAACATTCCTGAAGGTCTTGCTATTGGTGTCGCATTCGGTGCTGTAGCTGCAGAGTTTTCGAGCTCAACACTTGCCGGTGCCATTGCACTTGCGATTGGAATTGGAATTCAAAACATTCCTGAAGGTACCGCCGTCTCTGTACCACTTCGAGGTGACGGTATGTCTAAAGCAAAAAGCTTTTTCTACGGACAGCTATCAGGGGCTGTTGAGCCTATTTCAGCTGTTGTTGGGGCACTTGCTGTCATTTACATTCAACCCCTCTTACCGTATGCGTTGAGCTTTGCAGCTGGTGCGATGATTTTTGTAGTAGCAAAAGAAATCATTCCTGGTTCTCAAGAGAAAGGGAATGTTCAAATTGCTTCCATGTCACTTATGATTGGTTTCTCCGTCATGATGGTTCTCGATGTAGCACTTGGCTAG
- a CDS encoding thioredoxin family protein, whose protein sequence is MDLTNWFDRGMSMQQYIHSMDEHREDLLTIYNHVTLERDDLEFLHSLQSEKLRALVLTADWCGDAMVNLPIFMRMADEALIESAYFIRDNHLELMDQYLTNGTARSIPIIVLIDSEGREVGKWGPRAPEVQAYVDRAKQSLPPKGDPNFKKAFLSFISETTERFTTDHDMWKHIKDDMLAMLSQSVTVTK, encoded by the coding sequence ATGGATCTAACAAATTGGTTTGATAGGGGCATGTCCATGCAACAATACATTCATAGTATGGACGAACATCGAGAAGATTTATTAACCATTTATAATCATGTTACTCTGGAAAGAGATGACCTTGAATTTCTTCATTCTCTTCAATCTGAAAAGCTCCGTGCTCTTGTCCTAACAGCTGACTGGTGCGGTGATGCAATGGTTAACCTCCCTATTTTTATGCGTATGGCTGATGAAGCTTTAATTGAAAGTGCATACTTTATTCGTGACAATCACCTTGAACTGATGGATCAATACTTAACAAATGGAACAGCAAGATCGATTCCGATTATTGTATTGATTGATTCAGAAGGCCGTGAAGTTGGAAAATGGGGACCACGTGCTCCAGAAGTCCAAGCCTATGTGGATCGAGCAAAACAATCACTTCCACCAAAGGGCGATCCAAACTTTAAGAAGGCGTTCCTCTCATTTATTAGTGAAACCACTGAACGATTTACAACGGATCATGACATGTGGAAGCACATCAAGGACGACATGCTAGCTATGCTAAGTCAATCGGTGACCGTTACAAAATAG
- a CDS encoding potassium/proton antiporter, whose product MDTNAVILFSAIFLIGGVLMAKFSSRLGVPALVLFIIVGMITGSDGLGYIYFDNASLTQSLGILALVLILFDGGLQTEWRRTKAVLPISLSLATAGVLITSGLFGVAAKMILDVNWNEALLLGAIVGSTDAAAVFAVLKGKNIKRKLQSTLEAESGSNDPMAMFLTLTLLQLAIGETAFGASVILSFFWQMGAGLLLGVLFGYAASWAMKNIELGSNGLYPVFSIAIALITYSATDLVNASGLLAVYAAALVLGNTKSLPYGQTIFRFHDGIAWMMQILMFIMLGLLVNPSELFSTWIVLKGLALSFILIVIARPIAVFLSSIPFKFTLKEKTFLSWAGLRGAVPIVLATFPLLEGLENSQLFFNLIFFIVLTSALVQGATIPLIGKKLGLTGPEVHVPSHSLELVSSTTVNAEMIPYTIRPSSKLIGKELSDISFPDKVLVSAIIRRDELIAPSGDTKIKVNDVLYILVENQKKSELEKVLGIRKTIGG is encoded by the coding sequence ATGGATACGAATGCAGTAATTTTATTCAGCGCCATCTTTTTAATCGGTGGTGTCCTGATGGCCAAATTTTCTTCCCGGTTAGGTGTCCCGGCACTTGTCTTGTTTATTATCGTGGGAATGATTACAGGAAGCGATGGACTTGGATATATTTATTTTGATAATGCTTCACTTACGCAGTCACTTGGTATATTAGCTCTTGTATTGATCTTGTTTGATGGTGGCTTACAAACAGAATGGCGTCGTACGAAAGCCGTTCTTCCTATTTCATTGTCTCTCGCAACAGCAGGCGTTCTTATTACTTCAGGGTTATTTGGTGTTGCTGCCAAAATGATTTTGGATGTGAATTGGAATGAAGCGCTACTCTTAGGTGCGATTGTAGGTTCAACAGATGCAGCGGCGGTCTTTGCCGTCTTGAAAGGGAAGAACATTAAGCGGAAGTTGCAATCGACCCTTGAAGCAGAGTCAGGCTCGAATGATCCAATGGCTATGTTTTTAACGCTTACGTTATTACAGCTTGCCATTGGCGAAACTGCCTTTGGTGCGTCTGTCATCCTGTCGTTCTTCTGGCAAATGGGCGCTGGACTATTACTAGGTGTCTTGTTTGGCTACGCGGCCTCATGGGCGATGAAGAATATTGAGTTAGGTTCAAACGGGTTATACCCTGTTTTTTCAATTGCGATTGCCTTAATTACATATAGCGCAACAGATTTAGTCAACGCAAGCGGACTGCTTGCCGTGTATGCTGCTGCCCTTGTACTTGGTAATACGAAAAGTCTTCCATACGGTCAAACCATTTTCCGCTTCCATGATGGAATCGCGTGGATGATGCAAATCTTAATGTTTATTATGCTAGGTCTCCTTGTTAATCCTTCTGAACTATTCTCAACCTGGATTGTCTTAAAAGGGCTAGCTCTCTCGTTTATTTTGATTGTAATTGCTCGTCCAATTGCTGTTTTTCTTTCAAGTATTCCGTTTAAGTTCACACTTAAAGAAAAAACCTTTCTTTCTTGGGCAGGATTGCGAGGGGCGGTGCCAATTGTGTTAGCGACTTTCCCGCTGTTAGAAGGATTAGAAAATAGCCAGCTTTTCTTTAACCTCATTTTCTTTATTGTGCTAACTTCTGCCCTTGTACAAGGAGCTACTATCCCTCTTATCGGAAAAAAATTAGGGCTAACTGGACCAGAAGTCCATGTGCCTTCTCATTCACTAGAACTCGTATCATCAACAACGGTTAACGCCGAGATGATTCCTTATACCATTAGGCCATCTTCTAAATTAATTGGAAAAGAGTTATCCGATATATCATTTCCAGATAAAGTGCTCGTTAGTGCAATTATTCGCCGAGATGAATTGATCGCACCTTCTGGAGATACGAAAATAAAAGTGAATGATGTACTCTATATTCTTGTTGAAAATCAAAAGAAATCGGAGCTTGAAAAGGTACTGGGGATCCGAAAGACAATCGGCGGCTAA